The following are from one region of the Jatrophihabitans telluris genome:
- a CDS encoding ABC transporter ATP-binding protein has product MTSDLAPREPMSASVPVLLLRSVVRTHGSGELAVHALEGVDLEVNAGELVAIMGPSGSGKTTLLGLAGGLDSPTSGDVAVCGQSLTTRSPNQLAALRRRSIGYVFQQLNLIPSLSALENVMLPRELDGVATRQARAEGRAALAEVGLGGQADRFPDELSGGQQQRVAIVRALIGQRRLILADEPTGALDSQTGEEVLRLLRARCDAGAAGLLVTHDARHAGWADRVIFLRDGRIVDRTEPIASAESLLEASGS; this is encoded by the coding sequence ATGACCAGCGACCTGGCCCCGCGTGAACCGATGTCGGCCTCCGTCCCGGTACTGCTGCTGCGCTCGGTCGTGCGTACCCACGGCAGCGGCGAGCTCGCCGTGCATGCTCTGGAAGGCGTCGATCTGGAGGTGAACGCTGGTGAACTCGTCGCGATCATGGGGCCGTCGGGGTCGGGCAAGACAACCTTGCTCGGACTCGCCGGCGGCCTGGACTCCCCTACCAGCGGCGACGTGGCCGTGTGCGGGCAGAGCCTGACCACGCGCTCACCGAACCAACTCGCCGCCCTGCGGCGCCGGTCGATCGGTTACGTCTTCCAGCAACTCAATCTGATTCCGTCGCTCAGTGCCCTGGAGAACGTCATGCTCCCGAGGGAACTCGACGGCGTCGCGACCCGGCAGGCCCGCGCCGAAGGCCGGGCGGCGCTGGCCGAGGTCGGCCTGGGTGGCCAGGCCGACCGATTCCCGGACGAACTGTCCGGCGGCCAGCAGCAACGGGTGGCCATCGTGCGCGCGCTCATCGGTCAGCGGCGGCTGATCCTGGCTGACGAGCCCACCGGCGCGCTCGACTCCCAGACGGGTGAGGAAGTCCTGCGCCTGCTCCGGGCGCGCTGCGACGCCGGTGCCGCCGGCCTGCTGGTCACCCACGACGCGCGGCACGCGGGCTGGGCCGACCGGGTCATCTTCCTGCGGGACGGGCGGATCGTGGATCGCACCGAGCCGATCGCGTCGGCGGAATCCCTGCTGGAAGCGTCGGGTTCATGA
- a CDS encoding PadR family transcriptional regulator, whose amino-acid sequence MSVKHGLLALLDRGPLHGYQLRTEFEESTGSTWPLNIGQVYSTLARLERDGFIAEVDGPAYDGSTRDGQRLYAITEAGRVELGRWFSTPVSADPARSELAIKLALAARTPGVDITALVQIQRTATVRSLQDYTRARERAGDDLSWQLVADLLIFNAEAEIRWLDHCETRVARAAAAGAPSAPQPSGASARQPSTATAQRAGRSVR is encoded by the coding sequence CGCTGCTGGATCGAGGACCGCTGCACGGCTACCAGCTGCGGACCGAGTTCGAGGAATCCACCGGCTCGACCTGGCCCTTGAACATCGGCCAGGTCTACAGCACGCTGGCCCGGCTCGAGCGAGACGGCTTCATCGCCGAGGTGGACGGTCCCGCCTACGACGGCTCCACCCGCGACGGCCAGCGGTTGTACGCGATCACCGAGGCTGGACGCGTCGAACTCGGCCGCTGGTTCAGCACCCCGGTGTCTGCGGATCCGGCGCGCAGTGAGCTGGCGATCAAGCTCGCCCTCGCGGCCCGGACGCCCGGGGTCGACATCACGGCACTGGTCCAGATCCAACGAACGGCGACCGTCCGATCACTGCAGGATTACACCCGTGCCCGTGAGCGTGCCGGGGACGACCTGTCCTGGCAACTCGTCGCCGATCTGCTGATCTTCAACGCCGAGGCCGAGATCCGGTGGCTGGACCACTGCGAGACCCGGGTCGCGCGGGCCGCCGCGGCCGGTGCGCCGTCGGCTCCGCAGCCGAGCGGCGCGTCGGCCCGTCAGCCCAGCACCGCAACGGCGCAGCGGGCCGGACGGTCAGTGCGATGA